One region of Arthrobacter sp. StoSoilB22 genomic DNA includes:
- a CDS encoding hexose kinase — MKRANVNRIITVTANPAIDMTYTVHGITEGSSHRVPTPLSRAGGKGINVARVTHQLGYPVLAIAPTGGAAGQTLAAELWTSGVPHSLVGVAAETRRSIALVDTVAGETSIFNEEGQALLPDDWRSLRIAVVEAVSGNRNLQASVLVGSGSLPPGAPADFYPELVRLAHDAGIPAIIDTSGPGIIAAAKAGADILKPNHHELAEATGESSLEAAALALIDMGARTVLVSAGADGMLAFDHAAPGGYWSARLPEALSGNPTGAGDAGVAAAAVALAEGVTEPRDILRRATAWSAAAVLMPAAGEISPRYQELQEQLIVTWKETR, encoded by the coding sequence ATGAAGCGAGCCAACGTGAACCGCATCATCACCGTCACTGCCAATCCGGCGATCGACATGACCTACACCGTCCACGGGATCACCGAGGGCTCAAGCCACCGCGTGCCCACCCCTTTGAGCCGTGCCGGCGGCAAGGGGATCAACGTAGCCCGGGTCACCCACCAACTCGGATACCCCGTGCTCGCCATTGCACCCACCGGCGGTGCGGCGGGGCAGACCCTCGCAGCTGAACTATGGACCAGCGGAGTGCCGCACTCCCTGGTGGGAGTCGCCGCCGAGACCCGCCGCAGCATCGCGCTGGTGGATACCGTCGCCGGGGAAACGTCCATTTTCAATGAGGAGGGACAAGCGCTCCTGCCGGACGATTGGCGCTCACTTCGGATCGCCGTAGTTGAGGCGGTCAGCGGAAATAGAAACCTGCAGGCCTCCGTCCTGGTCGGTTCGGGAAGCCTGCCACCGGGCGCTCCCGCGGATTTCTACCCGGAACTGGTTCGCTTGGCCCACGACGCCGGTATCCCGGCCATCATCGACACCTCCGGTCCCGGGATCATCGCCGCAGCCAAAGCCGGCGCCGACATCCTCAAACCGAACCATCACGAGCTCGCTGAGGCGACGGGGGAGTCCAGCCTGGAAGCAGCCGCTCTGGCTCTGATCGATATGGGTGCCCGCACGGTCCTGGTCAGCGCCGGCGCGGACGGCATGCTCGCCTTCGACCACGCCGCCCCGGGCGGCTACTGGAGCGCACGGCTGCCCGAAGCGCTCAGTGGCAACCCCACAGGGGCGGGCGACGCCGGTGTGGCGGCTGCCGCCGTCGCACTCGCCGAAGGCGTTACCGAGCCCCGCGACATTCTTCGCCGTGCCACCGCATGGTCGGCCGCGGCCGTTCTCATGCCCGCCGCAGGCGAAATCTCACCGCGGTACCAGGAACTTCAAGAGCAATTGATCGTCACATGGAAGGAGACCCGGTGA
- a CDS encoding class II fructose-bisphosphate aldolase produces the protein MEGDPVTLVNTRELMDRAASAGAGQGAFNIIHIETAEGLVAGAEAAGVPLILQISENCAKYHGGLEPIASAALAIARSAAVPVALHLDHAESEDLALAAVDLGFGSVMYDGAHLPYGSNVEVTRRVAAYAHKRGVYVEAELGKVGGKDGAHAPGVRTDPDEARAFVEATGVDALAVAVGSSHAMTERSAALDLHLITRLKTAVGKPLVLHGSSGVSDDMLIAAIRAGMTKINVSTHLNGFFTRAVREYLDANPAVVDSRKYIKAGREALVLESARMLTLFAKAN, from the coding sequence ATGGAAGGAGACCCGGTGACCCTGGTCAATACACGGGAACTCATGGACAGGGCCGCGTCAGCTGGCGCGGGCCAGGGCGCCTTCAACATCATTCACATCGAAACCGCCGAAGGCCTGGTGGCAGGGGCTGAGGCAGCCGGCGTGCCGTTGATCCTGCAGATTTCCGAGAACTGCGCCAAGTACCATGGCGGACTTGAGCCCATCGCATCGGCGGCACTGGCCATCGCCCGCTCAGCCGCTGTCCCTGTTGCCCTCCACCTGGACCACGCAGAATCCGAAGACCTTGCGCTGGCCGCTGTGGACCTCGGTTTCGGTTCCGTCATGTACGACGGCGCGCATCTGCCCTACGGTTCGAATGTAGAAGTCACGCGAAGGGTTGCCGCCTACGCCCACAAACGCGGTGTTTACGTAGAGGCCGAGCTGGGAAAAGTGGGTGGTAAAGACGGAGCACACGCTCCCGGTGTCAGAACAGACCCCGACGAAGCCCGGGCGTTCGTCGAGGCAACCGGCGTGGACGCCCTGGCCGTGGCGGTTGGCTCATCCCACGCCATGACCGAACGCAGTGCCGCCCTGGATCTGCACCTCATCACCAGGCTGAAGACAGCGGTGGGAAAACCACTGGTCCTCCACGGCTCATCCGGTGTGTCAGATGACATGCTCATAGCCGCTATCCGCGCGGGTATGACTAAGATCAACGTATCCACACATTTGAACGGGTTCTTTACCCGCGCCGTCCGTGAGTATCTCGATGCCAATCCTGCAGTGGTGGATTCCCGGAAATACATCAAGGCCGGCCGTGAAGCCCTTGTGCTGGAGTCTGCACGTATGCTGACGCTGTTCGCTAAAGCGAATTAG
- a CDS encoding DeoR/GlpR family DNA-binding transcription regulator has protein sequence MTRTDRLTAILDLLAESGHVEVEDIVTRLGVSPATARRDLDSLAKQRLLSRTRGGATTGSVAYDLPGRYNRDDHAEAKQEIALAASALIRPGAVIGLSGGTTNTALAQVLSTREDLNAPSHTPTLTVVTNAINIASQLAVRPNIKIMVTGGILNPRSYELVGPYTDVIMQKVALDIAFIGVNGVDPDLGPTITDEGEAMVNTVMARRATESYVVADSSKVGRRSFAAMAGYDFRHLITDSGISAENKAAFEAKGTEVIVAPAS, from the coding sequence ATGACCCGCACCGATCGGCTGACTGCCATACTCGACCTCCTGGCCGAGTCCGGCCACGTGGAAGTCGAGGACATCGTGACCCGCCTGGGCGTGTCACCTGCCACGGCCCGTAGGGATCTTGACAGCCTGGCCAAGCAGCGGCTGCTGAGCCGCACCCGCGGCGGTGCAACCACCGGGTCCGTCGCCTACGACCTTCCCGGCCGGTACAACCGGGACGACCACGCCGAGGCCAAGCAGGAGATTGCTTTGGCCGCTTCAGCGTTGATCCGTCCCGGTGCAGTCATTGGCCTCAGCGGCGGTACCACCAACACGGCATTGGCTCAGGTGCTCTCCACACGGGAAGACCTCAACGCGCCATCCCACACACCCACCCTTACCGTGGTCACCAATGCGATCAACATCGCCTCACAGTTGGCTGTCCGGCCGAACATCAAAATCATGGTCACCGGTGGGATCCTCAATCCGCGCTCCTATGAACTGGTGGGTCCGTACACGGACGTCATCATGCAGAAAGTTGCCCTGGATATTGCCTTCATTGGCGTCAACGGCGTGGACCCGGATCTCGGCCCCACCATTACGGACGAAGGCGAAGCCATGGTCAACACCGTGATGGCACGCCGGGCAACAGAGTCCTATGTGGTGGCCGATTCCTCAAAAGTGGGCCGCCGTTCCTTCGCCGCCATGGCCGGCTACGATTTTAGGCACCTCATCACGGACTCCGGCATCAGCGCCGAAAACAAAGCGGCGTTTGAAGCCAAGGGAACGGAAGTCATCGTCGCGCCAGCCAGCTGA
- a CDS encoding histidine phosphatase family protein, translating into MGAPERIFMIRHGQSAANADTSIYNRVPDYRIPLTDLGVEQARIAGEHLRRKLDGEQVCVYVSPYLRAYQTLEAMNLGSLVERVIEEPRLREQDWANFQIAGEIEDQKELRNLYGHFFYRFREGESGSDVCDRVSSFMETLYRHWQKPTYAPNTLLVTHGLTMRLFCMRWFHWTVEYFESLNNPDNAELRTLIKNDDDQYSLDIPFSQWVPREVDDSVLHAPRMRF; encoded by the coding sequence ATGGGCGCCCCTGAGAGAATCTTCATGATCCGGCATGGACAGTCTGCCGCTAATGCCGACACCTCCATCTACAACCGTGTGCCGGACTACCGCATCCCGCTGACGGACCTAGGCGTGGAGCAGGCGAGGATCGCCGGGGAACACCTGCGCCGAAAGCTCGATGGTGAGCAGGTCTGCGTCTACGTCTCCCCCTACCTGCGTGCCTATCAGACCCTTGAAGCCATGAACCTCGGCTCCCTGGTGGAGAGGGTCATAGAGGAACCCAGGCTTCGCGAACAGGACTGGGCAAACTTTCAAATCGCCGGGGAGATCGAGGACCAAAAGGAACTGCGCAACCTCTACGGCCACTTCTTCTACCGGTTCCGCGAGGGCGAGTCCGGCTCGGATGTGTGCGACCGGGTGTCATCGTTCATGGAGACGCTGTACCGGCACTGGCAGAAGCCTACGTACGCCCCCAACACCCTCCTGGTGACTCACGGGCTGACCATGCGCCTGTTCTGCATGCGATGGTTCCACTGGACCGTGGAATACTTCGAATCGCTCAACAACCCGGACAACGCCGAGCTACGCACCTTGATAAAGAACGACGACGACCAGTACAGCCTGGATATACCGTTCAGCCAGTGGGTGCCCAGGGAGGTAGACGACTCGGTCCTGCACGCACCAAGGATGCGCTTCTAG
- a CDS encoding type II CAAX endopeptidase family protein: protein MFLASRRRLRAEVLIVLGLSLGQSAVYSVVQLLDKMSRAPLADATSTLNRSQSTREYFDLTYQLLDIVFALVPVALVFYFLSTHAPGHKDGGGGSAFARLGFNFARPGKDLLQGLGLAAVIGIPSLGLYAAGRALGITTAIVPSGLDAYWWTVPVLILSAMRHAIVEEVIVVGYLMDRFGKFGWSMPVAIVVSALLRGSYHLYQGFGPFIGNVVMGLVFAWIYTKTKRVMPLVIAHALLDIVAFVGFSLFGKAIGLG, encoded by the coding sequence ATGTTCCTTGCTTCCCGTCGACGGCTGCGAGCCGAAGTACTTATTGTGCTGGGTTTGTCCCTGGGCCAGTCGGCCGTTTACTCCGTAGTGCAGCTGCTGGACAAAATGTCCCGGGCACCGTTGGCAGATGCCACATCAACGCTGAACCGCTCCCAGAGCACGCGCGAGTACTTTGACCTCACGTACCAACTCCTGGACATCGTGTTCGCTCTGGTGCCGGTGGCCTTGGTGTTCTACTTTCTATCCACCCACGCACCCGGACACAAGGACGGTGGCGGTGGCTCAGCGTTCGCACGGCTCGGCTTCAACTTTGCCCGTCCCGGCAAGGACCTTCTTCAGGGTCTTGGCCTGGCGGCTGTGATTGGAATCCCCTCGCTCGGCCTGTACGCCGCCGGCCGCGCCCTGGGCATCACCACGGCGATTGTGCCCAGCGGCCTGGACGCCTATTGGTGGACGGTGCCAGTGCTGATCCTCTCGGCCATGCGCCACGCGATCGTGGAAGAAGTGATCGTGGTGGGCTACCTCATGGACCGTTTTGGCAAGTTCGGATGGAGCATGCCGGTAGCCATTGTGGTCAGTGCCCTCCTGCGGGGGAGCTACCACCTGTACCAGGGTTTTGGGCCGTTCATCGGCAACGTGGTCATGGGGTTGGTGTTCGCGTGGATCTATACCAAGACCAAGCGGGTCATGCCCTTGGTGATTGCCCACGCATTGCTGGACATCGTAGCGTTCGTAGGTTTCAGCCTGTTCGGCAAGGCTATAGGCCTCGGTTAG
- a CDS encoding VOC family protein, whose product MRMDHVSYACERDGLLATTERISAALGVDAVRGGVHPRFGTRNMIIPLADNKYLEVVEVLDHPASDKAPFGQAVRARSAAGGGWMGWCVAVDDLAPFEDRLGRSAVPGNRKFPDGRELVWQQIGILGLIADPQVPYLLKWEGDPSLHPSRIYESDVKMSSLTIAGSAERVTEWLGEPVEKPLEDVAVQWMAPHGTPGILAVTFETATGAVTI is encoded by the coding sequence ATGCGCATGGATCACGTCTCTTACGCCTGTGAACGAGATGGCCTTTTGGCCACTACCGAACGAATTTCCGCGGCATTGGGAGTGGACGCTGTCCGGGGCGGAGTGCACCCGCGCTTCGGTACCCGGAACATGATCATTCCCCTCGCGGATAACAAATACCTGGAAGTTGTGGAGGTCCTGGACCACCCTGCTTCCGACAAAGCACCCTTTGGCCAAGCCGTCCGTGCACGGTCGGCTGCCGGTGGAGGTTGGATGGGCTGGTGCGTCGCCGTTGATGACCTCGCCCCGTTCGAGGACCGCCTTGGCCGCTCCGCCGTTCCCGGCAACCGCAAGTTCCCTGACGGCCGCGAATTGGTGTGGCAGCAGATTGGTATCCTCGGCTTGATCGCCGATCCCCAGGTGCCGTACCTGCTCAAGTGGGAGGGCGACCCCTCACTTCACCCGTCCAGGATTTACGAGAGCGACGTCAAGATGTCCAGCCTCACCATTGCGGGCTCGGCTGAACGCGTCACCGAGTGGTTGGGTGAGCCGGTGGAAAAGCCGCTTGAGGATGTCGCAGTCCAGTGGATGGCACCGCACGGCACCCCCGGCATCCTGGCTGTCACTTTCGAAACCGCTACTGGAGCCGTCACCATCTAA
- a CDS encoding bifunctional o-acetylhomoserine/o-acetylserine sulfhydrylase has translation MSQGWSFETRQIHAGQEPDSATGARSLPIYQTTSFVFPSAESAANRFALAELAPIYTRIGNPTQDAVEQRIASLEGGLGALLLSSGQAAETFAILNIAEAGDHIVASPSLYGGTYNLLAHTLKKFGISVTFVEDPDNLDQWRDAVQPNTKLFFGEVVSNPRQDVLDIEGIARVAHEAGVPLIVDNTLSTPYLIRPIEWGADIVVHSATKYLGGHGSAIAGVIVDSGNFDFGKDPERFPGFNTPDPSYNGLVYARDLGKDGALGANLSYILKARVQLLRDLGSAVSPFNAFLIAQGLETLSLRVERHVANATKVAEWLESHDDVESVAYAGLPSSPWYDRGRKYGPKGTGAIVAFNIKGGVEAGKRFVDGLELHSHVANIGDVRSLVIHPASTTHSQLTAEQQLVAGVNPGLVRLSVGIEHVDDIIADLEAGFRAAKGA, from the coding sequence ATGTCCCAAGGATGGTCTTTCGAAACCCGCCAAATCCACGCAGGCCAGGAGCCGGACTCAGCCACCGGAGCGCGCTCGCTTCCCATCTACCAGACCACGTCCTTCGTGTTCCCCAGTGCCGAGAGCGCTGCCAACCGCTTCGCCCTGGCGGAGCTCGCACCCATCTACACCCGGATCGGCAACCCGACGCAGGATGCCGTGGAGCAGCGGATCGCGAGCCTGGAAGGTGGCCTGGGAGCACTCCTGCTTAGCTCAGGACAAGCCGCGGAGACGTTCGCCATCCTGAACATCGCTGAGGCCGGCGACCACATCGTGGCGAGCCCCAGTCTGTACGGCGGCACCTACAACTTGCTTGCACACACTCTGAAGAAATTCGGCATCTCAGTCACCTTCGTGGAGGACCCGGACAACCTGGATCAGTGGCGTGACGCCGTCCAGCCGAACACCAAGCTGTTCTTCGGCGAGGTTGTCTCCAACCCTCGGCAGGACGTGCTGGACATCGAGGGCATCGCACGCGTCGCCCACGAGGCCGGCGTGCCCCTGATCGTGGACAACACCCTGTCAACGCCGTACCTCATTCGTCCCATCGAGTGGGGCGCTGACATTGTGGTCCACTCGGCAACCAAGTATCTGGGCGGTCACGGTTCCGCAATTGCCGGTGTGATTGTGGACTCCGGCAACTTTGACTTCGGCAAGGACCCGGAACGCTTCCCCGGCTTCAACACCCCGGACCCCAGCTACAACGGGCTGGTTTACGCCAGGGACCTCGGCAAGGACGGTGCGTTGGGTGCCAACCTCTCCTACATCCTCAAGGCCCGCGTCCAGTTGCTTCGTGATCTCGGCTCGGCCGTGTCTCCGTTCAACGCCTTCCTCATTGCCCAGGGGTTGGAGACCTTGAGCCTGCGCGTGGAGCGTCACGTAGCGAACGCCACCAAGGTAGCTGAGTGGCTTGAAAGCCACGACGACGTCGAATCGGTCGCCTACGCGGGCCTGCCATCCAGCCCGTGGTATGACCGTGGCCGGAAGTACGGACCCAAGGGCACGGGGGCAATCGTTGCCTTCAACATCAAGGGTGGCGTGGAAGCGGGCAAGCGTTTTGTGGATGGTCTGGAACTGCACTCGCACGTTGCCAACATAGGTGACGTCCGCTCGCTGGTCATCCACCCGGCGTCGACGACGCACAGTCAGCTGACCGCGGAGCAGCAACTTGTTGCCGGCGTCAACCCGGGCCTGGTGCGCTTGTCCGTCGGTATCGAGCACGTAGATGACATCATCGCGGACCTCGAAGCCGGATTCCGGGCTGCCAAGGGCGCCTGA
- a CDS encoding homoserine O-acetyltransferase produces the protein MTITATALPKSGEEDGTVKYAGIGPLELEAGGFLPDVVLAYETWGQLNADASNAVLIQHALTGSTHVARGATDEEGWWEQLVGPGATIDTNKFFVISINIVGGCYGSTGPSSEAPDGRPWGSRFPLVTLRDSTEAESRLADTLGIDAWHAVLGGSMGGARALEWAVTYPHRVKRCAVIAVGAYSTAEQIAFAQAQTLAIRQDPNFNNGDYYGGPAPEHGLALARRIAHITYRSALELDVRFGRQAQHQETPLAAAALGERGRYQVESYLDHQGTKLVRRFDANSYIAITEALMSHDVTRGRGSLEAALSGATAEFFVAAVDSDRLYFPAQSRELAAALPGEVPVHVIEAPIGHDGFLTEIGQLSAQLREAFFA, from the coding sequence ATGACCATTACTGCTACAGCCCTTCCAAAATCCGGAGAAGAAGACGGAACCGTCAAGTACGCCGGCATCGGCCCACTGGAACTTGAAGCCGGCGGATTCCTCCCCGACGTCGTACTCGCCTATGAGACCTGGGGGCAGCTGAACGCGGATGCCTCCAACGCGGTGCTCATCCAGCACGCACTCACCGGCAGTACGCACGTAGCCCGCGGAGCCACGGACGAGGAAGGATGGTGGGAGCAACTCGTTGGTCCGGGTGCCACCATCGACACCAACAAGTTCTTTGTCATCTCCATCAACATCGTGGGCGGCTGTTACGGCAGCACCGGTCCATCATCCGAAGCCCCGGATGGACGCCCGTGGGGCTCGCGATTCCCGCTGGTCACCCTGCGCGACAGCACAGAGGCAGAGTCGCGCCTCGCCGATACCCTGGGAATCGACGCCTGGCACGCCGTATTGGGCGGATCCATGGGCGGCGCACGCGCCCTTGAGTGGGCTGTGACATACCCCCATCGGGTCAAACGCTGCGCAGTCATCGCAGTAGGCGCCTACAGCACGGCCGAGCAGATTGCTTTTGCCCAAGCACAAACCCTGGCCATCAGGCAGGACCCGAATTTCAACAACGGCGACTACTACGGTGGCCCCGCGCCTGAGCACGGTTTGGCTTTGGCCCGGCGCATCGCCCACATCACCTACCGCTCGGCACTGGAGCTGGACGTCCGCTTTGGCCGGCAAGCCCAGCACCAGGAGACTCCGCTCGCCGCCGCAGCATTGGGCGAGCGGGGCCGGTATCAGGTGGAAAGCTACCTGGACCACCAAGGAACCAAACTGGTCCGCCGCTTTGACGCCAACAGCTACATCGCCATCACCGAGGCACTGATGTCCCACGACGTCACCAGGGGGCGCGGATCGTTGGAAGCGGCGCTTTCGGGTGCCACGGCGGAGTTCTTCGTGGCGGCTGTGGACAGTGACAGGCTCTACTTCCCGGCCCAGTCCCGGGAACTGGCCGCTGCGCTGCCTGGCGAGGTGCCGGTCCACGTCATTGAAGCGCCGATCGGCCATGATGGCTTCCTCACCGAAATCGGCCAGCTCTCAGCCCAGCTCCGCGAAGCGTTTTTCGCCTAA
- a CDS encoding winged helix DNA-binding domain-containing protein — translation MPGGSSLSAESVRRIRLRRQQLRAPHAGGPADVVRNLLAVQSQEFAYARWTLAQRSSAGSPPVVTAADVEQAVADGTILRTHILRPTWHFVHRDDLGWLMGLSADRLHQGNKGMYRQTGIDEDAAAASGRILAAAVADGAHKTREELAAVLGQAGFPSKGLGFIYHLMHAEISRVLVSGSPVRSAGGALKQTYALFEERVPGFLTSPLAGEDREQALGQLALRYFSSRGPATVKDCAVWSGLTMKDVKRGVQVAQDISPGSLGALLLDGLEYYLAAEEVDTLASGDHPWTTADPALPRIDLIQCYDEYVMGYSQSRHFLGGTAPYFPEDNGPMHVVLLDGRLAGWWRHGFSGGVCELDVRMNRPATAEEQDALQAEADRYGRFLGMETKLV, via the coding sequence ATGCCGGGTGGTAGCTCCCTGTCCGCGGAGAGCGTCCGGCGGATACGGCTCCGGCGGCAACAACTGCGGGCCCCCCACGCCGGAGGCCCCGCGGACGTGGTCCGTAACCTCCTGGCCGTCCAGTCACAGGAGTTCGCTTATGCGAGGTGGACCCTCGCGCAGAGAAGCTCCGCCGGCTCGCCACCGGTGGTCACGGCCGCGGACGTGGAGCAGGCCGTAGCGGACGGAACCATCCTGCGGACACACATCCTCCGCCCCACCTGGCACTTCGTGCACCGGGACGACCTCGGCTGGTTGATGGGATTGTCCGCAGACCGCCTCCACCAAGGCAACAAAGGCATGTACCGCCAGACGGGAATCGATGAGGACGCTGCTGCCGCAAGCGGCCGGATCCTGGCCGCGGCCGTGGCGGACGGGGCCCACAAAACGCGGGAGGAACTGGCCGCAGTCCTGGGACAAGCCGGCTTCCCCAGCAAGGGCCTGGGCTTCATCTATCACCTCATGCACGCAGAAATCAGCCGTGTTCTGGTCAGCGGCTCCCCCGTCCGTTCCGCCGGCGGCGCCCTGAAACAAACGTATGCCTTGTTCGAGGAACGCGTTCCCGGGTTCCTAACCTCACCGTTGGCCGGGGAGGATCGTGAACAGGCACTTGGGCAATTGGCGCTGCGATACTTCAGCAGCCGGGGCCCCGCAACAGTCAAAGACTGTGCGGTGTGGTCCGGGTTGACCATGAAAGACGTGAAGCGGGGAGTTCAGGTGGCCCAGGACATCTCTCCCGGCAGCTTGGGCGCCCTTCTGCTCGATGGACTTGAGTATTATCTGGCTGCGGAGGAAGTAGACACCCTCGCCAGCGGGGACCATCCCTGGACGACTGCGGACCCTGCGCTCCCCCGCATTGACCTTATCCAGTGCTACGACGAGTACGTGATGGGCTACTCGCAGTCCCGGCACTTCCTGGGCGGAACGGCGCCATACTTCCCCGAGGATAACGGACCCATGCACGTGGTCCTGCTGGATGGCCGGTTGGCCGGATGGTGGCGTCACGGATTCTCCGGCGGAGTCTGCGAGCTGGACGTGCGAATGAACCGGCCGGCAACTGCGGAAGAGCAGGACGCCTTGCAGGCAGAGGCGGATCGTTACGGCCGGTTCCTGGGCATGGAGACCAAGCTGGTGTGA
- a CDS encoding SGNH/GDSL hydrolase family protein — MSVSENNPLLKPGEPVPEPHEPVQKHPWTRYVALGDSFTEGIGDPEPRNPGGHRGWADRVAEELGRGQDDFAYANLAIRGRLLQQIIDEQVGPCLELQPDLVSISAGGNDLIRPGGDPDLLAEKLDAAVAELSSGGATVVLFNGPDTAASVLGRIRGKVAIYNENLRTVAARHDAIIADMWSLRQLADPQMWDADRLHFSPLGHHTIAMMVLDALNVHHTLEPLMPKSLPPRTWREARSSDLVWAREYFVPWVIRRLRHQSSGDGISPKRPTPGPVFGSTGTLLPRR; from the coding sequence ATGAGCGTGAGTGAGAACAATCCTTTACTGAAGCCGGGCGAGCCCGTCCCGGAGCCCCACGAACCCGTTCAAAAGCACCCATGGACCCGCTATGTGGCCTTGGGTGACTCCTTCACCGAGGGCATCGGCGATCCCGAACCCCGGAACCCCGGCGGTCACCGTGGTTGGGCGGATCGAGTGGCCGAGGAATTGGGCCGCGGCCAGGACGACTTCGCCTATGCCAACCTTGCCATCCGTGGCAGGCTGTTGCAGCAGATCATCGATGAACAAGTGGGCCCGTGCTTGGAGCTGCAGCCTGACTTGGTATCCATTTCAGCTGGCGGCAACGACCTCATCCGCCCAGGCGGGGATCCCGACCTATTGGCCGAAAAGCTCGACGCCGCTGTGGCTGAGCTGAGCTCCGGCGGCGCTACCGTGGTCCTTTTCAACGGCCCGGACACGGCAGCATCGGTTCTGGGGCGTATCCGCGGCAAGGTTGCCATTTACAACGAGAACCTCCGGACCGTGGCTGCACGCCACGACGCCATCATCGCGGACATGTGGTCCTTGCGGCAGCTGGCAGACCCCCAAATGTGGGATGCCGACCGCCTGCATTTCTCCCCGCTGGGCCATCACACCATCGCCATGATGGTGCTGGACGCACTGAACGTCCACCACACTCTTGAGCCCCTGATGCCAAAGTCCCTTCCGCCGCGCACGTGGCGTGAGGCGAGGTCTTCGGACCTCGTCTGGGCCCGCGAGTACTTTGTCCCATGGGTGATCCGGAGGCTTCGGCATCAGTCCTCCGGCGATGGCATCAGTCCAAAACGTCCGACGCCGGGTCCCGTCTTCGGTTCCACCGGCACCCTGCTGCCACGCCGCTGA
- a CDS encoding dienelactone hydrolase family protein encodes MTEAPAFPAPVVLWSHDEAERAGKPLLVLLHGYGSNEEDLFSLAGLLPEGFVVAALRAPMPMGPGFTWFPLTASIDYSLDAVKHAAEYALEWLDTVKANHSSVTLLGFSMGMAMATTMLRYRPADFAAVVGLSGFVIDAGADAAFRDSELDGSLPMFWGRDQQDPVITQDKIEYTMGWVRKHVDLTKVLYTGMWHGINQQEIGHVGEFLTHKVLTD; translated from the coding sequence ATGACTGAAGCACCCGCCTTTCCAGCCCCCGTTGTCCTGTGGTCCCACGATGAAGCAGAGCGCGCAGGCAAGCCGCTGTTGGTCCTGCTGCACGGCTACGGCTCCAACGAGGAGGACCTCTTCAGCTTGGCCGGGTTGCTTCCCGAAGGCTTCGTAGTGGCTGCCCTTCGCGCGCCGATGCCCATGGGGCCGGGCTTTACGTGGTTCCCTTTGACAGCATCGATCGACTACTCACTGGACGCCGTGAAGCACGCAGCCGAGTATGCGCTCGAATGGCTGGACACGGTCAAAGCAAACCACTCGTCAGTGACGTTGCTGGGCTTCTCCATGGGCATGGCGATGGCTACCACCATGCTCCGCTACCGTCCCGCGGACTTCGCCGCCGTCGTCGGGCTTTCAGGCTTCGTGATCGACGCCGGCGCTGACGCCGCCTTCCGGGACAGTGAACTGGACGGATCGTTGCCCATGTTCTGGGGCCGTGACCAGCAGGATCCCGTCATCACCCAAGACAAGATCGAATACACCATGGGTTGGGTGCGCAAGCACGTTGACCTCACCAAAGTGCTCTACACGGGGATGTGGCACGGCATCAACCAGCAGGAGATCGGACACGTGGGCGAGTTCCTCACCCATAAGGTCCTCACTGATTGA
- a CDS encoding RNA-binding S4 domain-containing protein produces MSNPEIEEIPIRDDMIRLGQLLKLANLVEDGVEATELIKNGLVKVNNEIDDRRGRQLHVGDTVTVNGQTVRITAA; encoded by the coding sequence ATGAGCAACCCCGAAATTGAAGAGATCCCCATCCGCGACGACATGATCCGCCTGGGCCAGCTGTTGAAGCTCGCCAATCTGGTGGAGGACGGCGTTGAAGCCACGGAGCTCATCAAGAACGGGTTGGTTAAGGTCAACAACGAAATTGATGACCGCCGCGGACGCCAACTCCACGTCGGAGATACCGTCACCGTCAACGGCCAGACGGTCCGGATCACCGCAGCCTGA